The following are encoded in a window of Torulaspora globosa chromosome 4, complete sequence genomic DNA:
- the HEK2 gene encoding Hek2p (ancestral locus Anc_3.318) gives MSDTQVLSELEETGRPQEQQESQQQVTALPTINHRVLLSLRESARVIGIKGNTIQRIREVNHVKIGLSEKQPGCSDRILSCAGSIANVSNALGDVAETLNDTEGEGSGNEKYAFHFLNHILPPPSKDEIKDAEQLKNIGTLRLLVTSSQLSSIIGKGGYRIKSLIEKHGVKIVASRHFLPDSDERVLEMQGFPGSITNGLIEISEILLNEMDISFASERRYYPHLRSTKEPYTHPAVHDRSKRNHDTTGGESSTDTGKATTTDHVLVVNIPEAYVGAIVGRQGNRIANLRKFTKTKIIVEKKSENKTDKPASGKQTRVFTILGSHMKNVKLAESMLLKNLNAEIEKRESKTSRNTTMSK, from the coding sequence ATGTCGGATACTCAAGTACTCTCTGAGCTGGAAGAGACTGGTCGTCCACAGGAACAGCAGGAGTCGCAACAGCAGGTGACCGCATTGCCTACGATTAACCATCGGgtgctgctgtcgctgaGGGAGAGTGCCAGAGTCATTGGAATCAAGGGCAACACGATTCAGAGGATAAGGGAGGTGAATCATGTGAAGATCGGGCTATCTGAGAAACAACCCGGCTGTTCGGATCGAATACTATCGTGTGCGGGAAGTATCGCGAACGTTTCGAATGCTTTGGGGGACGTTGCGGAAACATTGAACGATACTGAAGGGGAGGGTTCCGGCAACGAAAAGTATGCATTCCATTTTCTGAACCACATCCTGCCTCCACCGTCCAAggatgagatcaaggaTGCTGAACAGTTGAAGAATATCGGTACGTTGAGGCTGCTGGTCACTTCTTCGCAACTCTCCTCGATCATCGGTAAGGGTGGATACAGAATAAAGTCTCTGATTGAGAAGCACGGGGTCAAGATCGTGGCCTCGAGACACTTCCTGCCGGACAGCGATGAGAGGGTACTGGAGATGCAAGGCTTCCCCGGCTCGATCACCAACGGACTGATAGAGATCAGCGAGATCCTGTTGAATGAGATGGACATCTCTTTTGCGTCAGAGAGACGCTATTATCCGCATTTGAGAAGCACCAAGGAGCCTTACACGCATCCCGCGGTGCATGATAGAAGTAAAAGAAATCATGATACAACAGGTGGCGAAAGTAGCACAGATACGGGCAAAGCCACGACCACCGACCACGTTCTCGTTGTAAATATACCGGAGGCCTACGTCGGGGCCATAGTGGGACGCCAGGGCAATCGGATCGCTAACTTGAGAAAGTTTACCAAGACGAAGATCATTGTAGAGAAAAAGTCGGAGAACAAGACCGACAAGCCGGCAAGCGGCAAGCAAACAAGGGTGTTCACGATCCTTGGCTCGCACATGAAGAACGTGAAGCTAGCGGAGTCGATgctcttgaagaacttgaatgCAGAGATCGAGAAACGTGAGTCAAAAACGAGTCGTAACACGACCATGTCTAAATAA
- a CDS encoding uncharacterized protein (ancestral locus Anc_3.313) has product MAKSLRASSHLKAKSVKRRHVFQKVVDARAARISEKLKGDLVQQKLKEMKDGGAMEVDDSKKEVRKISTSGWRDARHHNYKKAKKIKNSKKKGSFTKF; this is encoded by the coding sequence ATGGCCAAGTCGTTGCGTGCAAGTTCTCATCTAAAAGCCAAGTCCGTTAAGCGGCGCCATGTGTTCCAGAAAGTGGTCGACGCGAGAGCCGCCAGGATATcagagaagctgaaggGGGATCTCGTCCAACAGAAGCTAAAGGAAATGAAGGACGGAGGAGCGATGGAGGTGGACGactcaaagaaggaagtcCGCAAGATAAGCACCAGTGGCTGGAGAGACGCCCGCCACCACAACTACAAGAAGGCTAAGAAGATAAAGaactccaagaagaagggaTCTTTCACCAAGTTCTAA
- the TEC1 gene encoding Tec1p (ancestral locus Anc_3.310) — protein MTGVTVTTSSSIVAESIASAAADNKVVIAGSEADAGSSSSGSCVGQMEVKQDPGVNAGDNSNWNPANTRVFDVYMDNGASQTSQLLDIFSCDDKNVKPETGKRTAEEVELQNSGLGRRPQAFSGDFLEKLRNKRMKLDSKDFGSSLTLPMVKKEQSPTAVSNGTLASEHIALGQTDKWPSQMESAFIAALRLIIKNGTSKFKIFDKNYGRNELISLFVQYHTSEIRTKKQISSHIQVWKKSISNKIASNFKINDLDREILRLIEEGAPQTNESVKLFYSTFEEIISALVKNEKAELNSSPSDTTQRHPYLTPASSSSVNTLYASSNAFTAQPPPPDSLQRSSTPATPLEYAKSIYGNLKTYKCVPVKVQEQMTMQPGIKTPLQPVYGNYSQKDLNNPVLQSAKDLELQQRQLIENLSYTQNQLKLPPVSPDLYMRNMQPTVHPPQPSLYRPSSRGLASAPLSHYPMAYHQYQQTMEHVPAGMVLSPHTYHQQPQVYVPVSVGHGRSNNCGNFQFARLPMNDLQQPRMQASSPSSSSSSASPNDDHIHRERGTNQVNQAKR, from the coding sequence ATGACCGGTGTTACTGTAACtacttcttcatcaatcgTTGCTGAGAGTATtgcatctgctgctgcggaTAACAAGGTGGTGATTGCGGGTAGTGAGGCCGATGCTGGCAGCAGCAGTAGCGGCAGTTGTGTTGGACAGATGGAGGTGAAGCAGGACCCGGGCGTAAACGCCGGTGACAACTCGAATTGGAATCCCGCCAATACCAGGGTTTTTGACGTCTACATGGATAACGGGGCTTCTCAGACTTCGCAATTGCTGGATATTTTTTCATGCGACGACAAGAACGTTAAGCCCGAGACAGGCAAGAGAACGGCAGAGGAGGTTGAACTGCAGAACTCTGGTCTCGGGAGGCGACCACAGGCGTTTTCCGGCGATTTTTTAGAGaaattgagaaacaagCGGATGAAACTGGACAGCAAGGATTTTGGGTCGTCGTTGACATTACCGATggtcaagaaagagcaaagTCCGACAGCCGTGAGCAACGGCACTTTGGCGAGCGAACATATTGCGTTGGGGCAAACGGATAAATGGCCAAGCCAGATGGAATCAGCGTTCATTGCCGCGCTGAGATTGATTATAAAGAACGGTACTTCGAAGTTCAAGATTTTCGACAAGAACTACGGCAGGAATGAGTTGATCTCATTGTTTGTGCAGTACCACACCAGCGAAATAAGGACCAAGAAACAGATATCTTCTCACATCCAGGTTTGGAAAAAATCGATTTCGAACAAGATTGCTAGCAATTTCAAAATAAATGATCTGGATAGAGAGATCCTTCGGCTGATTGAAGAAGGGGCCCCTCAGACAAACGAATCGGTGAAACTTTTTTACTCGACGTTCGAAGAGATCATCTCGGCCTTAGTGAAGAACGAGAAAGCGGAGCTCAATTCATCTCCGTCGGACACCACGCAACGCCATCCATATTTGACACCTGCAAGCAGCTCCAGCGTCAACACGCTGTATGCATCTTCAAACGCATTCACGGCCCAACCGCCGCCGCCAGATTCTTTACAACGGTCTTCAACACCGGCTACGCCCCTGGAGTACGCTAAATCGATCTATGGAAATTTAAAGACTTACAAATGCGTGCCCGtgaaagttcaagaacaaatGACAATGCAACCAGGCATCAAAACTCCCTTGCAGCCCGTGTACGGGAACTACTCGCAAAAGGATCTCAATAATCCTGTTCTGCAATCAGCAAAAGATCTGGaacttcaacaaaggcAATTGATCGAGAATCTCTCGTACACGCAGAACCAGCTTAAGCTGCCACCGGTTTCGCCTGATCTGTATATGAGGAACATGCAGCCCACTGTTCATCCTCCACAGCCATCATTATACCGGCCGTCTTCGCGAGGCCTGGCTTCGGCACCCTTGTCTCACTATCCAATGGCATATCATCAGTATCAACAGACTATGGAACACGTACCTGCAGGCATGGTACTATCTCCTCACACATACCATCAACAACCACAAGTCTACGTACCGGTCTCGGTCGGACATGGCCGATCAAACAACTGTGGCAATTTTCAATTCGCTCGTTTGCCCATGAACGACTTACAACAGCCCCGCATGCAGGCATCATCAccatcatcttcatcctcttccGCTTCCCCAAATGACGACCACATACACAGGGAACGAGGTACTAATCAGGTCAACCAAGCGAAGCGGTAA
- a CDS encoding uncharacterized protein (ancestral locus Anc_3.315): MSFFCIPIVCGVTQWDKQYDPQVYSIYCPNCHNYSVGPVKRREFISIWFIPLFPIYWGNQLRCPICQWRQDFKSREQLDRVVREQKNLAR; this comes from the coding sequence ATGTCATTTTTCTGTATTCCTATCGTGTGTGGAGTTACACAGTGGGACAAACAGTACGATCCCCAAGTATACTCTATATATTGTCCCAACTGTCATAACTACAGCGTGGGCCCCGTGAAACGGCGAGAATTCATCTCAATATGGTTTATCCCCCTGTTCCCGATCTATTGGGGCAATCAGCTCCGCTGTCCGATATGCCAGTGGCGCCAGGACTTCAAGAGCAGAGAACAGCTAGATAGAGTCGTGCGAGAGCAGAAAAACCTGGCAAGATGA
- the PET9 gene encoding ADP/ATP carrier protein PET9 (ancestral locus Anc_3.316) encodes MAEKQQSNFLVDFLMGGVSAAVAKTAASPIERVKLLIQNQDEMIKQGSLDRKYNGIVDCFKRTAQTEGIVAFWRGNTANVIRYFPTQALNFAFKDKIKALFGFKKEEGYAKWFAGNLASGGAAGGLSLLFVYSLDYARTRLAADSKSSKKGGERQFNGLVDVYKKTLASDGIAGLYRGFLPSVVGIVVYRGLYFGLYDSAKPLLLTGSLQNSFLASFLLGWVVTTGASTASYPLDTVRRRMMMTSGQAVKYDGAFDCFRKIVAAEGVGSLFKGCGANILRGVAGAGVISLYDQLQMIMFGKKFK; translated from the coding sequence ATGGCTGAGAAACAACAATCCAATTTCCTTGTCGATTTCTTGATGGGTGGTGTCAGTGCTGCTGTCGCCAAGACAGCAGCTTCTCCTATCGAGAGAGTGAAGTTGCTGATCCAGAACCAGGATGAGATGATCAAGCAGGGGTCTTTGGACAGAAAGTACAACGGTATCGTGGACTGTTTCAAGAGAACCGCGCAAACGGAGGGTATCGTTGCGTTCTGGAGAGGTAACACTGCCAACGTGATCCGTTATTTCCCAACACAGGCTTTGAACTTCGCGttcaaggacaagatcaaggcgTTGTTTggtttcaagaaggaggaaggCTATGCCAAGTGGTTTGCTGGTAACTTGGCATCCGGtggtgctgctggtggtCTGTCGCTATTGTTTGTGTACTCGTTGGACTATGCCAGAACCAGATTGGCAGCCGACTCGAAGTCTTCCAAGAAGGGTGGTGAACGTCAATTCAACGGGTTGGTCGATGTTTACAAGAAGACTTTGGCTTCCGACGGTATTGCTGGTTTGTACAGAGGTTTCCTTCCATCTGTTGTTGGTATTGTTGTCTACAGAGGTTTGTACTTTGGTCTTTACGACTCCGCAAAGCCATTGTTGTTGACCGGTTCTTTGCAAAACTCGTTCTTGGCGTCTTTCCTATTGGGTTGGGTTGTTACCACTGGTGCTTCCACTGCTTCTTACCCATTGGACACcgtgagaagaagaatgatgatgactTCTGGTCAAGCCGTTAAGTACGACGGTGCTTTCGACTGTTTCAGAAAGATCGTCGCCGCTGAAGGTGTCGGCTCTCTGTTCAAGGGCTGCGGTGCTAACATTCTAAGAGGTGTCGCTGGTGCCGGTGTCATCTCCCTATACGACCAATTGCAAATGATAATGTTCGGTAAGAAGTTCAAATAA
- a CDS encoding uncharacterized protein (ancestral locus Anc_3.314) produces MFSQMADDHGFWPNSGADFELEPYQFDSGILNENEQAAVETISPILTVSISPFFNSDFDESLMVSSMGGSIGSSSYSLGESDSTALERDLETPPLPVSSAASSFVSDSPPIKRCKTLPRTPQRPAGPSSPSPCRVSRASSAGSVSGEHKKVSDSRLSAQGLAKVLKLDSPEEALKRERYILDIFENELHYPLGYKTWVRDTFKDYRVKLIDQLHERVKHKYPEYDHAVLETIIRRATYYMMQSRLRRERRARAKGVKMSQSNANTP; encoded by the coding sequence ATGTTTTCTCAGATGGCTGACGATCATGGGTTCTGGCCAAATTCCGGTGCTGATTTTGAGTTGGAACCATACCAGTTCGATAGTGGGATTCTCAATGAGAACGAACAGGCTGCGGTGGAAACGATTTCGCCGATCTTGACGGTGTCGATATCTCCGTTTTTTAACAGTGATTTCGATGAGTCTCTGATGGTGAGTTCGATGGGTGGATCGATCGGCAGCTCTTCGTACTCGTTGGGCGAGTCGGACAGCACGGCTCTAGAGAGGGATCTCGAAACACCACCGTTGCCTGTTTCGAGCGCGGCGTCCAGTTTTGTGTCGGATTCGCCGCCGATCAAGCGCTGCAAGAcgctgccaagaacacCCCAGAGACCGGCTGGCCCGTCGTCTCCGTCTCCCTGCCGCGTGTCGCGGGCGTCTTCGGCAGGAAGCGTCTCCGGGGAACACAAGAAAGTGTCGGACTCGCGGCTGAGCGCTCAGGGCCTGGCCAAGGTGCTGAAACTGGACTCCCCGGAGGAGGCGCTCAAGAGGGAAAGATACATCCTGgatatcttcgagaacGAATTGCATTATCCGCTCGGCTACAAGACCTGGGTGCGTGACACTTTTAAGGATTACCGGGTCAAGCTGATCGACCAGCTGCACGAAAGAGTGAAACACAAGTACCCGGAGTACGATCACGCGGTGCTAGAGACCATCATCAGAAGAGCGACCTACTACATGATGCAAAGCAGACTGAGACGAGAGAGGAGAGCGCGTGCAAAGGGCGTGAAAATGTCACAATCCAATGCGAACACTCCCTAA
- a CDS encoding uncharacterized protein (similar to Saccharomyces cerevisiae YBL026W-A (Scer_YGOB_YBL026W-A)) translates to MITSEHRQALRPAILMVTQDCEWERVLAVVQSRDTMEPPDKNIIVELEYRKRHVLFPPIIAGQFIPGSPEFIPVYHDNMR, encoded by the coding sequence ATGATAACAAGCGAGCATCGACAGGCATTGCGACCTGCAATCCTGATGGTGACTCAAGACTGTGAGTGGGAGCGTGTTCTTGCAGTTGTCCAATCCAGAGATACCATGGAGCCTCCTGACAAGAATATAATAGTAGAACTAGAATATAGGAAACGACATGTCCTCTTTCCCCCGATAATTGCTGGCCAATTCATCCCTGGTTCACCAGAGTTTATTCCTGTGTATCATGATAACATGAGATAA
- a CDS encoding 60S ribosomal protein eL19 (ancestral locus Anc_3.312), giving the protein MANLRTQKRLAASVIGVGKRKVWLDPNETTELAQANSRNAIRRLVKNGTIVKKAVTVHSRSRTRAYALSKRNGRHTGYGKRKGTKEARLPSQVVWIRRLRVLRRLLAKYRDAGKIDKHLYHVLYKEAKGNAFKHKRALVEHIIQAKADAQREKALKEEAEARRSKNRAARERRAQRIAEKRENLLKEDA; this is encoded by the exons AT GGCTAACCTACGTACTCAAAAGAGACTTGCCGCTTCTGTCATCGGTGTTGGTAAGAGAAAGGTCTGGTTGGACCCAAACGAGACCACCGAACTTGCTCAGGCTAACTCCAGAAACGCCATCAGAAGATTGGTCAAGAACGGTACCATCGTAAAGAAGGCCGTCACCGTTCACTCCAGATCTAGAACCAGAGCTTACGCTTTGTCCAAGAGAAACGGTCGTCACACTGGCTACGGTAAGAGAAAGGGTACCAAGGAGGCTCGTTTGCCTTCTCAAGTTGTTTGGATCAGAAGACTACGTGTCTTGAGAAGACTATTGGCCAAGTACCGTGACGCTGGTAAGATCGATAAGCACTTGTACCACGTCTTGTACAAGGAGGCTAAGGGTAACGCTTTCAAGCACAAGAGAGCTTTGGTCGAACACATCATCCAAGCTAAGGCTGATGCTCAACGTgagaaggctttgaaggaagaagctgaggccagaagatccaagaaCAGAGCTGCTCGTGAGagaagagctcaaagaATCGCTGAAAAGAGGGAAaacttgttgaaggaagatGCTTAA
- the MIS1 gene encoding trifunctional formate-tetrahydrofolate ligase/methenyltetrahydrofolate cyclohydrolase/methylenetetrahydrofolate dehydrogenase MIS1 (ancestral locus Anc_3.311), translated as MLCRLKLIRRSLRIPRAAAFYHSLSGTKIASVIRDEAKREVELIQAKIPDFKPTLKILQIGARPDSSTYVRMKLKASVDSGVACDVEKLPADIAEVELMSKIEQINGDDSIHGLLIQLPLPKHLNEARITNAVSYKKDVDGFHRYNAGELAKKNGEPYFIPCTPNGCMRLLKEANIDLNGKHAVVLGRSDIVGTPVANLLKNSNATVTMCHSRTKNIPEILASADIVVAACGMPKYVKGEWLKEGCVVIDVGINYIPDATRKSGQRLVGDVDYESAKKRASFITPVPGGVGPMTVAMLVQNVLLAAKRQLKDANKMPEIAPIPLHLKTPVPSDIEISRSQQPKPIQEVAEELGIHNHELELFGHYKAKIDLAVLDRLKDRQNGKYVLVGGITPTPLGEGKSTTTLGLVQALTAHLKKPSIANVRQPSMGPTFGVKGGAAGGGYSQVIPMDEFNMHLTGDIHAIGAANNLLAAAIDTRIFHENTQKKDSTFYNRLVPEKGGKRIFTPSMLRRLKKLGIEKTDPDELTAEEIKAFARLDINPETITVKRVVDVNDRLLRQITIGEAPTEKGQVRKTGFDITVASELMAILALSSDLQNMRERIGRMVIGANYDNKPITVEDIGCAGALTALLKDAIKPNLMQSLEGTPVMVHAGPFANISIGASSVIADKIALKLVGLPKDGQAEGQEPGFVVTEAGFDFTMGGERFLNIKCRSSGLKPDAVVLVATVRALKLHGGAPDVKPGQPLPSEYTEENVELVNRGVANLCKQIENARQFGIPVVVAINKFETDTDAEIEVIRDAARKAGAFDAVATNHWERGGEGAVDLARAVVNVTKVPSNFQYLYNVEESVEEKLASIVQKMYGGAKIEILPEAQAKIEAYKKQGFGQLPICIAKTQYSLSHDASLKGVPTGFTFPIRDIRASIGAGYLYALAAEIQTIPGLSTYAGYMNVEIDNDGKIEGLF; from the coding sequence ATGTTATGTAGGCTGAAATTGATTCGGCGGTCACTACGCATTCCCAGAGCAGCCGCCTTTTACCACAGTCTCTCGGGAACCAAGATTGCAAGCGTGATTAGAGATGAGGCAAAGCGTGAAGTCGAATTAATCCAAGCAAAGATACCAGACTTCAAGCCAACTTTAAAGATCCTGCAAATCGGTGCCAGACCTGATTCTTCGACGTACGTGCGTATGAAGTTGAAGGCATCAGTAGACAGTGGAGTAGCATGTGATGTTGAGAAACTACCAGCAGACATTGCTGAGGTCGAGCTTATGAGCAAAATCGAACAGATAAATGGCGACGATTCTATTCATGGTCTTTTGATTCAATTGCCTCTACCGAAGCACCTCAACGAGGCCAGAATAACCAACGCAGTCTCATACAAAAAGGACGTTGATGGGTTCCATCGCTACAATGCGGGAGAATtagcaaagaagaatggGGAACCGTATTTCATTCCATGTACTCCAAACGGCTGTATGAGACTGCTTAAGGAGGCAAACATTGATTTGAATGGTAAACATGCCGTTGTGCTCGGCAGATCAGACATCGTCGGAACTCCTGTCGCcaatctgctgaagaactcaaATGCTACCGTCACTATGTGTCACAGTCGTACCAAAAATATCCCAGAGATATTGGCTTCGGCCGATATAGTTGTGGCGGCATGCGGTATGCCAAAATATGTCAAAGGCGAATGGCTGAAGGAGGGATGTGTAGTTATTGATGTCGGAATCAACTATATTCCAGATGCCACGAGGAAATCTGGTCAAAGGCTAGTCGGTGATGTTGATTACGAGTCCGCTAAGAAGAGGGCATCTTTTATTACACCTGTTCCAGGCGGAGTGGGCCCAATGACTGTCGCAATGTTGGTGCAAAACGTCTTGCTGGCAGCCAAGAGGCAGTTGAAAGATGCCAACAAGATGCCCGAGATTGCTCCGATTCCCCTGCATCTGAAAACGCCAGTGCCGTCCGATATCGAAATCTCAAGAAGCCAACAACCTAAGCCAATTCAGGAAGTGGCAGAAGAACTGGGAATTCATAATCATGAGCTCGAACTGTTCGGCCATTATAAAGCAAAGATTGATTTAGCTGTGTTGGATAGATTGAAGGATCGCCAAAATGGTAAATATGTTCTTGTTGGTGGTATAACTCCAACACCATTAGGTGAAGGTAAGTCTACGACAACCTTAGGATTGGTTCAAGCGTTGACAGCTCACCTGAAAAAACCATCGATTGCCAATGTTCGCCAACCATCTATGGGTCCTACATTTGGTGTCAAAGGTGGGGCGGCAGGCGGTGGTTACTCTCAAGTGATTCCAATGGACGAGTTCAACATGCACTTGACCGGTGACATCCACGCTATTGGTGCTGCCAACAACTTGCTAGCGGCTGCAATTGATACGAGGATCTTCCATGAGAATACGCAAAAAAAAGATTCAACATTCTACAATAGGTTAGTTCCTGAGAAGGGTGGGAAACGTATTTTTACACCAAGTATGCTAAGACGACTGAAAAAATTAGGCATTGAGAAGACAGACCCTGACGAATTGACCGCGGAAGAAATTAAAGCCTTCGCAAGATTAGATATCAATCCAGAAACTATTACTGTCAAGAGGGTGGTAGACGTCAACGACAGACTACTAAGACAAATCACGATCGGAGAAGCTCCAACGGAAAAAGGGCAAGTGAGAAAAACCGGATTTGATATCACGGTAGCATCAGAACTGATGGCTATTCTTGCATTATCTAGTGATTTGCAAAACATGAGAGAACGCATCGGGCGTATGGTCATTGGTGCAAACTATGATAACAAGCCCATCACCGTGGAAGACATTGGATGCGCAGGAGCTTTGACagctcttttgaaagacgcTATCAAGCCAAATTTGATGCAATCTTTGGAAGGAACTCCTGTTATGGTGCACGCCGGCCCATTCGCTAACATTTCCATTGGAGCTTCATCTGTCATCGCTGATAAGATAGCACTAAAGCTGGTTGGTTTACCAAAGGATGGCCAAGCAGAGGGCCAGGAGCCTGGCTTCGTGGTGACTGAGGCAGGCTTCGATTTTACCATGGGAGGTGAAAGATTTTTGAACATTAAATGTCGTTCTTCAGGTTTGAAGCCTGATGCGGTGGTTCTAGTCGCCACAGTGAGGGCTTTGAAGCTACATGGAGGCGCTCCTGATGTCAAACCGGGCCAACCATTACCTTCGGAATACACGGAAGAAAACGTTGAACTAGTTAACAGAGGAGTCGCTAATTTATGCAAACAGATTGAAAATGCTAGACAATTTGGAATTCCGGTCGTTGTTGCTATTAACAAATTTGAAACCGATACAGATGCTGAAATAGAAGTCATTAGGGACGCTGCGAGGAAGGCTGGTGCCTTCGATGCAGTCGCAACCAATCACTGGGAGAGGGGTGGTGAAGGGGCTGTTGATCTTGCACGCGCAGTTGTGAATGTCACTAAAGTGCCTTCGAATTTCCAATATCTGTATAATGTTGAAGAGTCTGTTGAGGAGAAATTGGCTTCAATTGTGCAGAAAATGTACGGTGGTGCTAAGATTGAGATTCTGCCGGAGGCTCAGGCAAAGATTGAGGCATACAAGAAACAAGGTTTCGGTCAATTACCAATCTGTATCGCCAAGACGCAGTACTCGCTATCTCACGACGCATCGCTAAAGGGCGTTCCCACTGGTTTCACCTTCCCAATTAGGGATATCAGGGCGTCCATTGGAGCCGGCTACCTTTATGCATTAGCGGCCGAGATCCAAACGATACCTGGTCTTTCCACCTATGCGGGCTACATGAACGTCGAAATTGATAACGACGGTAAAATCGAGGGTCTATTCTAG